Proteins encoded together in one Micromonospora auratinigra window:
- a CDS encoding bifunctional acetate--CoA ligase family protein/GNAT family N-acetyltransferase, producing MTTATQPVDVLLSDGSTVQLRQIRPDDAAAIVAMHSRFSERTRYLRYFSPYPRIPERDLQRFVNVDHRDREAFVILAGGAIVAVGRYERLGPASPEAEVAFVVEDAYQGRGIGSVLLEHLADAGRRAGIVHFVAEVLPANGAMLRVFADFGYQVARQYADGVVHLSFPIAPTQATLEVQRGREHRTEARSIARLLAPRGIAVYGASTTGQGVGAALLGHLRDGGFTGAVVPVHPSAATVAGLPAYPSAADAGIEIDLAVVAVAPDAAPDVVADAAKAGAHGLVVISAGFAESGPEGAAAQRALVRAAHLAGMRVVGPNCLGVANTDQAVRLNATLAPVLPAPGRVGVFSQSGAFGVALLAEASRRGLGLSSFVSAGNRADVSGNDLLQYWQDDPGTDVITLYLETFGNPRKFARLARRIGRSKPVVALASLARPPGVGDAPALDAAAVSALFAQSGVIRVDTVSELLDVGVLLAHQPLPAGRRVGVVGNSSALTGLAATACTAQGLAVADGYPHDVGPRATAAEYAAALAACAADERVDAVVAVFAPPLPGQLTDPESDFTAALPDARVAGKPVVATFLAGRVPAGVPAYPSVEEAVRALARVTGYADWLRRPPGVLPEPDRVDRAAGAAALRADDPVALLRAYGIEVVESVPASSADEAVTAAGRLGWPVALKAADPGLRHRLDLGAVRLDLTDAGALRRAYAEMAPLFGAEVLVQPMVPPGVACVVELVEDPAFGPVVGFGLGGVATELLGDRAWRAVPLTDRDAAELVDEPRAAPLLRGHRGAAPVDRAALVDLLLRVGRLADEQPRVRSLTLNPVLARPDGRSVLHATVRTGVEAARPDTGPRRL from the coding sequence GTGACGACCGCGACCCAACCGGTGGACGTGCTGCTCAGCGACGGCAGCACCGTCCAGCTGCGACAGATCCGCCCCGACGACGCGGCGGCGATCGTGGCGATGCACTCGCGCTTCTCGGAGCGCACCCGCTACCTGCGCTACTTCTCGCCGTACCCGCGGATCCCGGAGCGGGACCTGCAACGCTTCGTCAACGTCGACCACCGCGACCGGGAGGCGTTCGTCATCCTGGCCGGCGGCGCGATCGTCGCCGTCGGCCGGTACGAGCGGCTCGGCCCGGCCTCGCCCGAGGCCGAGGTCGCCTTCGTGGTGGAGGACGCCTACCAGGGGCGGGGGATCGGCTCGGTGCTGCTGGAGCACCTGGCCGACGCGGGCCGGCGGGCCGGCATCGTGCACTTCGTCGCCGAGGTGCTCCCGGCCAACGGGGCGATGCTGCGGGTCTTCGCCGACTTCGGCTACCAGGTGGCCCGCCAGTACGCCGACGGCGTGGTGCACCTCAGCTTCCCGATCGCGCCGACCCAGGCCACGCTGGAGGTGCAGCGCGGCCGGGAGCACCGCACCGAGGCCCGCTCGATCGCCCGGCTGCTCGCCCCGCGCGGCATCGCCGTGTACGGGGCCAGCACCACCGGGCAGGGCGTCGGCGCGGCCCTGCTCGGGCACCTGCGCGACGGCGGCTTCACCGGCGCGGTGGTGCCCGTGCACCCGAGCGCGGCGACGGTGGCGGGGCTGCCCGCGTACCCGTCGGCGGCCGACGCCGGGATCGAGATCGACCTGGCGGTGGTGGCGGTCGCCCCGGACGCGGCGCCGGACGTGGTGGCCGACGCGGCGAAGGCCGGCGCGCACGGCCTGGTGGTGATCTCCGCCGGGTTCGCCGAGTCCGGCCCGGAGGGGGCCGCCGCCCAGCGGGCCCTGGTCCGCGCCGCGCACCTGGCCGGGATGCGGGTGGTCGGCCCGAACTGCCTCGGCGTCGCCAACACCGACCAGGCGGTACGCCTCAACGCCACCCTGGCCCCGGTGCTGCCCGCGCCCGGCCGGGTCGGGGTGTTCAGCCAGTCCGGCGCGTTCGGGGTGGCCCTGCTCGCCGAGGCGTCCCGGCGCGGGCTGGGGCTGTCCAGCTTCGTCTCGGCGGGCAACCGGGCCGACGTGTCCGGCAACGACCTGCTCCAGTACTGGCAGGACGACCCGGGCACCGACGTCATCACGCTCTACCTGGAGACGTTCGGCAACCCGCGCAAGTTCGCCCGGCTGGCCCGGCGGATCGGCCGCAGCAAGCCGGTGGTGGCGCTGGCCTCGCTGGCCCGCCCGCCGGGCGTCGGCGACGCGCCGGCCCTGGACGCCGCCGCGGTCAGCGCGCTCTTCGCCCAGTCCGGGGTGATCCGGGTGGACACCGTCTCCGAGCTGTTGGACGTCGGCGTGCTGCTGGCCCACCAGCCGCTGCCGGCCGGCCGCCGGGTGGGGGTGGTGGGCAACTCGTCGGCGCTGACCGGGCTGGCCGCCACCGCCTGCACCGCCCAGGGCCTCGCCGTCGCCGACGGGTACCCGCACGACGTCGGGCCTCGGGCGACCGCCGCCGAGTACGCCGCCGCGCTGGCCGCCTGCGCCGCGGACGAGCGGGTCGACGCGGTGGTGGCGGTCTTCGCGCCGCCGCTGCCCGGCCAGCTCACCGACCCGGAGTCGGACTTCACGGCGGCCCTGCCCGACGCGCGGGTCGCCGGCAAGCCGGTGGTGGCGACCTTCCTCGCCGGCCGGGTGCCCGCCGGGGTGCCGGCGTACCCGAGCGTGGAGGAGGCGGTCCGGGCGCTCGCCCGGGTCACCGGGTACGCCGACTGGCTGCGCCGGCCGCCGGGCGTGCTGCCCGAGCCGGACCGGGTGGACCGGGCGGCGGGGGCGGCCGCGCTGCGGGCCGACGATCCGGTGGCGCTGCTGCGGGCGTACGGCATCGAGGTGGTGGAGTCGGTCCCCGCGTCCTCGGCCGACGAGGCGGTCACCGCCGCCGGGCGGCTCGGCTGGCCGGTCGCCCTGAAGGCGGCGGACCCCGGGCTGCGGCACCGGCTCGACCTGGGCGCGGTCCGGCTCGACCTGACCGACGCCGGGGCGCTGCGGCGCGCGTACGCGGAGATGGCTCCGCTCTTCGGCGCGGAGGTCCTGGTCCAGCCGATGGTCCCGCCCGGGGTGGCCTGCGTGGTGGAGCTGGTGGAGGATCCGGCGTTCGGGCCGGTGGTCGGCTTCGGCCTGGGCGGGGTGGCCACCGAGCTGCTCGGGGACCGGGCCTGGCGGGCGGTGCCGCTGACCGACCGGGACGCCGCCGAGCTGGTCGACGAGCCGCGCGCCGCGCCGCTGCTGCGCGGTCACCGGGGCGCCGCGCCGGTGGACCGGGCGGCCCTGGTCGACCTGCTGCTGCGGGTCGGGCGGCTCGCCGACGAGCAGCCCCGGGTCCGGTCGCTCACCCTCAACCCGGTGCTGGCCCGCCCGGACGGCCGCTCCGTGCTGCACGCCACGGTGCGCACCGGGGTCGAGGCGGCCCGCCCGGACACCGGCCCCCGCCGGCTGTGA
- a CDS encoding acetoin utilization protein AcuC: protein MADDTIVVWDEALLAYDMGDHPLDPVRVELTMALARELGVLERPGVRLVKPEPADDALLTRVHDPRYLDAVRAAPRDPLFAGFGLGTSDNPVFEGMHESSALIAGASVAAAEAVWRGDARRAVNVAGGLHHAMPARAAGFCVYNDPAVAIARLLDLGAERIAYVDVDVHHGDGVQEIFYHDPRVLTVSLHETPLALFPGTGFPDETGGPGAQGSAVNLPLPPGVGDAGWQRAFHAVVPSVLRAFRPQVLITQCGADGHRLDPLADLHLSVDGQRATYRALRALADELCDGRWVATGGGGYALVEVVPRAWTHLLAVATGEPVEPATLTPPAWRELAARRRPGSEVPLRMTDDVDPGYEPWQPTGEPNAVDRAIAATRKAVFPLFGLDPHDPRD, encoded by the coding sequence ATGGCCGACGACACGATCGTGGTGTGGGACGAGGCCCTGCTCGCCTACGACATGGGAGACCATCCGCTCGACCCGGTCCGGGTCGAGCTGACCATGGCGCTCGCCCGCGAACTGGGCGTGCTGGAGCGGCCCGGGGTCCGGCTGGTCAAGCCCGAGCCGGCGGACGACGCGCTGCTCACCCGGGTGCACGACCCGCGCTACCTGGACGCGGTGCGGGCCGCGCCCCGCGATCCGCTCTTCGCCGGCTTCGGCCTCGGCACCTCCGACAACCCGGTGTTCGAGGGCATGCACGAGTCGAGCGCGCTGATCGCCGGGGCGAGCGTGGCCGCCGCCGAGGCGGTCTGGCGCGGCGACGCCCGGCGCGCGGTCAATGTGGCCGGTGGGCTGCACCACGCGATGCCGGCCCGGGCCGCCGGCTTCTGCGTCTACAACGACCCGGCGGTGGCCATCGCCCGCCTGCTCGACCTGGGCGCGGAGCGGATCGCGTACGTGGACGTCGACGTGCACCACGGCGACGGCGTGCAGGAGATCTTCTACCACGATCCGCGGGTGCTCACGGTCAGCCTGCACGAGACCCCGCTGGCGCTCTTCCCGGGCACCGGCTTCCCGGACGAGACCGGCGGGCCGGGCGCGCAGGGCAGCGCGGTGAACCTGCCGCTGCCGCCGGGGGTCGGCGACGCCGGCTGGCAGCGCGCCTTCCACGCGGTGGTGCCCTCGGTGCTGCGGGCGTTCCGGCCGCAGGTGCTGATCACCCAGTGCGGCGCGGACGGTCACCGGCTCGACCCGCTGGCCGACCTGCACCTCTCCGTCGACGGCCAGCGGGCCACCTACCGGGCGCTGCGGGCGCTCGCCGACGAGCTGTGCGACGGCCGCTGGGTGGCCACCGGCGGCGGCGGGTACGCCCTCGTCGAGGTGGTGCCGCGGGCCTGGACGCACCTGCTCGCGGTGGCCACCGGCGAACCGGTCGAGCCGGCCACCCTCACCCCGCCGGCCTGGCGGGAGCTGGCCGCGCGTCGCCGCCCCGGCTCCGAGGTGCCGCTGCGGATGACCGACGACGTGGATCCCGGGTACGAGCCGTGGCAGCCGACCGGCGAGCCGAACGCGGTGGACCGGGCCATCGCCGCCACCCGCAAGGCGGTCTTCCCGCTGTTCGGGCTCGACCCGCACGATCCGCGGGACTGA
- the sigB gene encoding RNA polymerase sigma factor SigB: MGLQMIEHQTRPAATIDAELGTDTLTDLDATDERGVSTDLVRAYLNGIGRTKLLTAAQEVELSKRIEAGLFAEEKLSTCTPVSPELHADLALIVAEGRAAKDHLLEANLRLVVSIAKRYTGRGMAFLDLIQEGNLGLIRAVEKFDYTKGYKFSTYATWWIRQAITRAMADQARTIRIPVHMVEQVNRMVRIRRELSVTLGREPTVAEVARALEIPEFQVIELISYDREPVSLDQAVGEDGESALGDFVAAVDPRQPGEAADGELRKEVRIVLATLSQREQAVIRLRFGLDDGRQRTLDEVGREFGLSRERIRQIEKVTLGKLRDPERATRLEAYAC, from the coding sequence ATGGGCCTGCAGATGATCGAGCACCAGACCCGCCCGGCGGCCACCATCGACGCCGAGCTCGGCACCGACACCCTGACCGATCTGGACGCCACCGACGAGCGCGGCGTCTCGACCGACCTGGTGCGGGCGTACCTGAACGGCATCGGCCGGACGAAGCTGCTCACCGCCGCCCAGGAGGTCGAGCTGAGCAAGCGGATCGAGGCCGGCCTGTTCGCCGAGGAGAAGCTCTCCACCTGCACCCCCGTCTCCCCCGAGCTGCACGCCGACCTGGCGCTGATCGTGGCCGAGGGCCGCGCCGCCAAGGACCACCTGCTGGAGGCGAACCTGCGCCTCGTGGTGAGCATCGCCAAGCGCTACACCGGTCGCGGGATGGCCTTCCTGGACCTGATCCAGGAGGGCAACCTGGGCCTGATCCGCGCGGTCGAGAAGTTCGACTACACCAAGGGCTACAAGTTCTCCACGTACGCCACCTGGTGGATCCGCCAGGCCATCACCCGCGCCATGGCCGACCAGGCCCGCACCATCCGCATCCCGGTGCACATGGTCGAGCAGGTCAACCGGATGGTCCGGATCCGCCGGGAGCTGTCGGTCACGCTGGGCCGCGAGCCCACCGTCGCCGAGGTGGCCCGGGCGCTGGAGATTCCCGAGTTCCAGGTCATCGAGCTGATCTCGTACGACCGGGAGCCGGTCAGCCTGGACCAGGCGGTCGGCGAGGACGGCGAGAGCGCCCTCGGTGACTTCGTCGCCGCGGTCGACCCGCGCCAGCCGGGTGAGGCCGCGGACGGCGAGCTGCGCAAGGAGGTCCGGATCGTGCTGGCCACCCTGTCGCAGCGCGAGCAGGCGGTGATCCGGCTGCGGTTCGGCCTGGACGACGGCCGGCAGCGCACCCTCGACGAGGTCGGCCGCGAGTTCGGCCTCTCCCGGGAGCGGATCCGGCAGATCGAGAAGGTCACCCTGGGCAAGCTGCGCGACCCGGAGCGGGCCACCCGCCTGGAGGCGTACGCCTGCTGA